In a single window of the Xylanimonas protaetiae genome:
- a CDS encoding septum formation initiator family protein, which yields MLPEVVTVRLLVLAVVVLISAVLLVPTVRAAVQQSMELHQLRGRVEARQAEADRLQQELDRWSDDAFVMGQARDRLLFVMPGDQVWRTVGGDRVVEDIDPATGKPVEAGVVGGKSDAGTPWYTTLWDSVQVADGPHGAPDGTAPADGTEPADRPDDTGPDDGGAVEDPSDTIGQ from the coding sequence GTGCTGCCCGAGGTCGTGACGGTCCGCCTGCTGGTCCTGGCCGTCGTCGTGCTCATCTCCGCCGTGCTGCTGGTGCCGACCGTGCGCGCCGCGGTGCAGCAGTCGATGGAGCTGCACCAGCTCCGGGGCCGGGTCGAGGCCCGACAGGCCGAGGCCGACCGCCTCCAGCAGGAGCTGGACCGCTGGAGCGACGACGCGTTCGTCATGGGTCAGGCGCGCGACCGCCTGCTGTTCGTCATGCCCGGCGACCAGGTGTGGCGCACCGTCGGCGGCGACCGGGTGGTCGAGGACATCGACCCCGCCACGGGCAAGCCGGTCGAGGCCGGCGTCGTCGGCGGGAAGAGCGACGCCGGGACGCCCTGGTACACGACGCTGTGGGACTCGGTGCAGGTGGCCGACGGCCCGCACGGCGCGCCGGACGGGACCGCGCCGGCCGACGGGACCGAGCCGGCGGACCGGCCGGACGACACCGGCCCCGACGACGGCGGCGCGGTCGAGGACCCGTCTGACACAATCGGGCAGTGA
- the eno gene encoding phosphopyruvate hydratase, translating into MASIEAVGAREILDSRGNPTVEVEVVLDDGTFARAGVPSGASTGAFEAVELRDGDKSRYLGKGVEQAVNHVIDDIAPELIGYDADEQRLIDQTLIDLDGTPNKGKLGANAILGVSLAVAKAAAKSAGLDLFRYVGGPNAHVLPVPMMNILNGGSHADSTVDFQEFMIAPIGAGTFKEALRSGAEVYHALKGVLKAKGFATGLGDEGGFAPDLPSNRAALELIMEAIEKAGFTPGSDIAIAMDVAATEFFKDGAYRFKNGEVHSTEDMIALYAQMVADFPIVSIEDPLSEDEWAAWTSFVTEVGDKVQVVGDDLFVTNPERLARGIEEKAANSLLVKLNQIGTLTETLDAVTLAQRNGFTTMTSHRSGETEDVTIADLSVATNAGQIKTGAPARGERINKYNQLLRIEEALDEAGVYAGRSAFPRFKG; encoded by the coding sequence GTGGCTAGCATCGAAGCCGTTGGCGCCCGCGAGATTCTTGACTCGCGCGGCAACCCCACCGTCGAGGTCGAGGTCGTCCTGGACGACGGTACGTTCGCCCGCGCGGGCGTCCCGTCCGGCGCCTCGACCGGCGCCTTCGAGGCGGTCGAGCTGCGTGACGGCGACAAGAGCCGTTACCTGGGCAAGGGCGTGGAGCAGGCCGTCAACCACGTCATCGACGACATCGCCCCCGAGCTCATCGGCTACGACGCCGACGAGCAGCGCCTCATCGACCAGACGCTGATCGACCTCGACGGCACCCCGAACAAGGGCAAGCTCGGCGCGAACGCCATCCTCGGTGTCTCGCTCGCCGTCGCCAAGGCCGCCGCCAAGTCGGCCGGCCTGGACCTGTTCCGCTACGTTGGCGGCCCGAACGCCCACGTGCTGCCGGTCCCGATGATGAACATCCTCAACGGTGGCTCGCACGCCGACTCGACCGTGGACTTCCAGGAGTTCATGATCGCCCCGATCGGCGCGGGCACCTTCAAGGAGGCCCTGCGCTCGGGCGCCGAGGTCTACCACGCCCTCAAGGGCGTCCTCAAGGCCAAGGGCTTCGCGACCGGTCTCGGCGACGAGGGCGGCTTCGCCCCCGACCTGCCCTCGAACCGTGCCGCGCTCGAGCTCATCATGGAGGCGATCGAGAAGGCCGGCTTCACGCCGGGCTCCGACATCGCCATCGCGATGGACGTCGCCGCCACCGAGTTCTTCAAGGACGGCGCGTACCGCTTCAAGAACGGCGAGGTGCACTCGACCGAGGACATGATCGCCCTCTACGCCCAGATGGTCGCGGACTTCCCGATCGTCTCGATCGAGGACCCGCTGTCCGAGGACGAGTGGGCCGCGTGGACCTCCTTCGTCACCGAGGTCGGCGACAAGGTCCAGGTCGTCGGCGACGACCTGTTCGTCACCAACCCGGAGCGCCTCGCCCGTGGCATCGAGGAGAAGGCCGCCAACTCCCTCCTGGTCAAGCTGAACCAGATCGGCACCCTGACCGAGACGCTCGACGCCGTCACGCTGGCTCAGCGCAACGGCTTCACCACGATGACCTCGCACCGCTCCGGCGAGACCGAGGACGTCACCATCGCCGACCTGTCGGTGGCCACCAACGCCGGCCAGATCAAGACCGGCGCCCCGGCCCGTGGCGAGCGCATCAACAAGTACAACCAGCTCCTCCGCATCGAGGAGGCCCTGGACGAGGCGGGCGTGTACGCCGGCCGCAGCGCCTTCCCGCGCTTCAAGGGCTGA